A single region of the Halorussus gelatinilyticus genome encodes:
- a CDS encoding branched-chain amino acid ABC transporter permease: protein MSEDVTTETDTYRDLLDPTSLALRHQLGILGVVMLGLLPLGVDRLMVLKLTGALYFAVFAMSWDAVSGYTGQISFGHGLFFTVGGYSSALLNLRLGVDPALAVVVGTVLAAVAGVVVGVPALRLEGPYLSLVTLVAPLILLQIFVVFSDTFGGELGLSSPEALLTFERFETVITANYYLAFGLFVFVLLLLLAVTRSDAGAVFTAIREDEEAVAAAGLNPAKFKIFAFVLSAAVGGLGGAMFVHTPSVGSPQPSQLLVLTVSIEVIIASVLGGMGTIVGPAVGGLFYYMLRDYISGVKWTVPVLNAPVSDLDLFLFSLITLALLFFLPGGIVRWVIRNGQRALHRSGRRGDRVAPDGGTEPLEGTLGAYREAFEHLTDPRRRSDDRQPTTNGPRRADETRTEETDDEH from the coding sequence ATGTCCGAAGACGTCACCACCGAGACGGACACCTACCGCGACCTGCTCGACCCGACCTCGCTCGCGCTCCGCCACCAGCTCGGCATCCTCGGCGTAGTGATGCTGGGCCTCCTCCCGCTCGGCGTCGATCGGTTGATGGTCCTGAAGCTCACCGGCGCGCTGTACTTCGCGGTGTTCGCCATGAGCTGGGACGCCGTTTCGGGGTACACGGGCCAGATAAGCTTCGGCCACGGGTTGTTCTTCACCGTCGGGGGCTACTCGTCGGCCCTGCTCAACCTCCGACTGGGCGTCGATCCGGCGCTCGCGGTGGTCGTCGGGACGGTGTTGGCGGCCGTCGCCGGCGTCGTCGTCGGGGTGCCCGCGCTGCGGCTGGAGGGGCCGTATCTCTCGCTGGTCACCCTCGTCGCACCGCTCATCCTGCTACAGATATTCGTCGTGTTCAGCGACACGTTCGGCGGAGAACTCGGGCTGTCGAGCCCCGAAGCGCTGCTCACGTTCGAACGCTTCGAGACGGTGATCACCGCCAACTACTATCTGGCGTTCGGGCTGTTCGTGTTCGTCCTCCTGCTCCTGCTCGCGGTGACGCGCTCGGACGCCGGGGCGGTGTTCACCGCCATCCGCGAGGACGAGGAGGCGGTCGCCGCGGCGGGTCTCAATCCGGCCAAGTTCAAGATATTCGCGTTCGTGTTGAGCGCCGCGGTCGGCGGCCTCGGGGGCGCGATGTTCGTCCACACGCCCTCCGTCGGAAGCCCGCAACCGAGTCAGTTGCTCGTGCTCACCGTCAGCATCGAGGTGATAATCGCGAGCGTGCTCGGTGGCATGGGAACTATCGTCGGGCCGGCGGTCGGCGGCCTGTTCTACTACATGCTCCGCGACTACATCAGCGGCGTCAAGTGGACGGTGCCGGTGCTGAACGCACCGGTCTCGGACCTCGACCTGTTTCTGTTCTCGCTAATCACGCTCGCGCTCCTGTTCTTCCTCCCCGGCGGAATCGTCCGGTGGGTGATTCGGAACGGGCAACGAGCGTTACACCGGAGCGGGCGGCGCGGCGACCGCGTCGCTCCGGACGGGGGAACCGAACCGCTCGAAGGGACGCTCGGCGCGTACCGGGAGGCGTTCGAGCACCTGACCGACCCGAGGCGGCGGTCGGACGACCGGCAACCGACGACGAACGGTCCGCGGCGCGCGGACGAGACTCGAACCGAGGAGACCGACGATGAGCACTGA
- a CDS encoding branched-chain amino acid ABC transporter permease — protein MISALYALVAIGFTLIFGVGGVLNLAHGATLTIGAFTAYYATSAMGLGIWLGTLAALVVAGLFSAVLYLGMIRWVQDEPIMVMILTLVASIAIEQYFVVTVGTQPKAIPSLLPGQLTVAGLTVQTNQALTFVLSWLLIGGLLLAVNYTQTGKAILATSMSTKGAALVGIESDRMYLYTWLLAGALAGIAGVFLGSYRTASYTMGRGPLVLSFSIVVLGGIGSIRGSVLGAYLIGFLEVFVVSYVDSSLSGLASLVVLVVVLLVKPEGLFGRELAEA, from the coding sequence ATGATCAGTGCGTTGTACGCCCTCGTCGCCATCGGCTTCACGCTCATCTTCGGCGTCGGCGGCGTCCTGAACCTCGCACACGGTGCGACTCTGACCATCGGGGCGTTCACTGCGTACTACGCCACCAGCGCGATGGGACTCGGCATCTGGCTCGGGACGCTCGCGGCGCTCGTCGTCGCCGGCCTGTTCAGCGCGGTGCTCTACCTCGGCATGATTCGCTGGGTGCAGGACGAGCCGATAATGGTGATGATACTGACGCTGGTAGCTTCTATCGCCATCGAGCAGTACTTCGTCGTCACCGTCGGCACCCAGCCGAAGGCGATTCCCTCGCTTCTTCCGGGACAGTTGACGGTCGCCGGACTCACCGTCCAGACGAATCAGGCGCTGACGTTCGTGCTCTCGTGGCTCCTCATCGGCGGGCTACTCCTCGCGGTGAACTACACCCAGACCGGGAAGGCCATCCTCGCGACGAGCATGAGCACGAAGGGAGCGGCGCTGGTCGGCATCGAGAGCGACCGCATGTACCTGTACACGTGGTTGCTCGCGGGCGCGCTCGCGGGTATCGCCGGGGTCTTCCTCGGGTCGTACCGGACGGCGAGCTACACGATGGGCCGCGGACCGCTCGTCCTCTCGTTCTCCATCGTCGTGCTCGGCGGTATCGGCTCCATCCGGGGGAGCGTCCTCGGCGCGTACCTCATCGGCTTCCTCGAAGTGTTCGTAGTCTCGTACGTGGACTCCAGTCTGAGCGGTCTGGCGTCGCTGGTCGTTCTGGTCGTCGTCCTGTTAGTGAAGCCCGAGGGACTGTTCGGCCGCGAACTCGCGGAGGCCTGA
- a CDS encoding ABC transporter substrate-binding protein, producing MLNDGNANSDGGGNGRKLACEQNNDKISEVDSVFDRRRFLQVAGTGVAATSLAGCTGSTKSGEASQQLQGPIKIGVLAPEPGNNPIGASIANSAKLAAKQLNDGGGVLGANVEVSVKDTKEDPATGQRKYQELTVGQQVDLTTGVFTSEVMLNLMSSIAQQRTLHLNTGAASPETSRKVAQDYERFKYYFRTGPVNSHYLGQNMVDFATANFESMGWDSVAVLAEDYTWTEPISEALNGALGEAGIDVPVNKRYASGTENFSPIYDEVANAGVDAAYVVMAHTGTSAVVQWAKQQRPFGFGGIHVPMQLPSYYGSVNGACRYAVTQNSATPNSEITKKTVPYANAYQKAYGKYPVYTGYITFDAVKMYAKAVKQAGSTESDQVVPELENMSYTGTTAEALEYYGKDHRYPHDVKYGKKHAWPVWLQWRKSGESGNQEVIWPENLATEQYQSPPWVN from the coding sequence ATGCTTAACGATGGTAACGCAAACTCAGATGGGGGCGGAAATGGAAGGAAACTCGCTTGCGAGCAAAACAATGATAAAATAAGCGAGGTCGATTCGGTCTTCGACAGGCGACGATTCCTGCAGGTCGCCGGAACCGGCGTCGCAGCGACCTCGCTCGCCGGGTGTACGGGGAGTACGAAGTCGGGCGAGGCATCTCAGCAGCTTCAGGGACCGATAAAGATCGGCGTCCTCGCGCCCGAACCGGGGAACAACCCGATCGGCGCGTCGATAGCGAACTCGGCGAAACTCGCGGCGAAGCAACTCAACGACGGCGGCGGCGTTCTCGGCGCGAACGTCGAAGTCTCGGTGAAGGATACGAAGGAGGACCCGGCGACGGGCCAGCGCAAGTATCAGGAACTGACCGTCGGCCAGCAGGTCGATCTGACGACGGGCGTGTTCACCAGCGAGGTGATGCTGAACCTGATGTCGAGCATCGCTCAACAGCGGACGCTCCACCTGAACACCGGAGCGGCGAGCCCCGAAACGTCCCGGAAGGTCGCGCAGGACTACGAGCGGTTCAAGTACTACTTCCGGACCGGACCGGTCAACTCCCACTACCTCGGCCAGAACATGGTGGACTTCGCGACGGCTAACTTCGAGTCGATGGGGTGGGACTCGGTCGCCGTCCTCGCCGAGGACTACACGTGGACCGAACCCATCTCAGAGGCGCTCAACGGTGCGCTGGGCGAGGCGGGCATCGACGTGCCGGTCAACAAGCGCTACGCCAGCGGGACGGAGAACTTCTCGCCCATCTACGACGAGGTGGCGAACGCGGGCGTCGATGCGGCCTACGTCGTCATGGCACACACGGGAACGTCGGCGGTGGTCCAGTGGGCCAAACAGCAGCGGCCGTTCGGCTTCGGCGGCATCCACGTGCCGATGCAACTCCCCTCGTACTACGGGTCGGTCAACGGCGCGTGCCGGTACGCCGTGACTCAGAACTCCGCGACGCCGAACAGCGAGATAACCAAGAAGACTGTGCCGTACGCGAACGCCTATCAGAAGGCCTACGGCAAGTATCCGGTCTACACCGGCTACATCACCTTCGACGCCGTCAAGATGTACGCGAAGGCGGTGAAGCAGGCCGGGAGTACGGAGTCCGACCAGGTCGTCCCCGAACTGGAGAACATGTCGTACACGGGAACGACGGCCGAGGCCCTCGAGTACTACGGCAAGGACCACCGGTACCCCCACGACGTGAAGTACGGCAAGAAGCACGCGTGGCCGGTCTGGCTCCAGTGGCGGAAGAGCGGCGAGTCGGGCAACCAAGAGGTCATCTGGCCGGAGAATCTCGCGACCGAGCAGTACCAGTCGCCGCCGTGGGTCAACTGA
- a CDS encoding P-loop NTPase, which translates to MVEAFAVASGKGGTGKTTTTVALGMALADEYDVTVVDADTGMANLLFHTGLTDADTTLHDLLVADRDPDVTVADAVYDRFGMSVVPCGTSLAAFEDADPDRLREVVAELAADTDVLLLDSPAALGSKSAVLPVVLADRVVVVLQPTIPALSDGLKVQEYAHSYGTGTAGVVFNKVHDPEAAAGVAEKTERYFDGPTLANVPDADAARAARRAGEPLLAHAPDSEAARAYREAARKLDVRSGESDAVADRFRSAVIPDSP; encoded by the coding sequence ATGGTCGAGGCGTTCGCAGTCGCGAGTGGCAAGGGCGGGACCGGCAAGACCACGACCACGGTGGCGCTCGGGATGGCGCTGGCCGACGAGTACGACGTCACCGTCGTGGACGCCGACACCGGGATGGCCAACCTGCTGTTTCACACCGGCCTGACCGACGCCGACACGACGCTCCACGACCTGCTGGTCGCCGACCGCGACCCGGACGTGACCGTCGCCGACGCGGTGTACGACCGGTTCGGCATGTCGGTCGTCCCCTGCGGCACCAGCCTCGCGGCGTTCGAGGACGCCGACCCCGACCGACTCCGCGAGGTGGTCGCCGAACTCGCCGCCGACACCGACGTCCTCCTGCTGGACTCGCCCGCCGCGCTCGGCTCGAAGAGCGCGGTCCTGCCCGTCGTGCTGGCCGACCGCGTGGTCGTCGTCCTCCAGCCGACGATTCCCGCGCTCAGCGACGGCCTGAAAGTACAGGAGTACGCCCACTCGTACGGCACCGGCACCGCGGGCGTCGTCTTCAACAAGGTCCACGACCCCGAGGCGGCCGCCGGAGTCGCCGAGAAGACCGAGCGCTACTTCGACGGCCCGACGCTGGCGAACGTGCCCGACGCCGACGCCGCGCGCGCGGCCCGACGCGCCGGCGAACCGCTGCTGGCTCACGCGCCCGACAGCGAGGCGGCCCGCGCCTACCGCGAGGCCGCCCGAAAGCTGGACGTGCGGTCGGGCGAGTCGGACGCCGTGGCCGACCGCTTCCGGAGCGCCGTCATCCCGGACTCACCATGA
- a CDS encoding DUF7535 family protein — protein MTNQLSRMQGQTSNGQMGAIGYVIAAGVALILLPVLPFVALLWLAVKFGGSDGRRGAYGG, from the coding sequence ATGACCAATCAGCTCTCTCGGATGCAGGGCCAGACCTCGAACGGACAGATGGGGGCGATCGGCTACGTCATCGCGGCGGGGGTCGCGCTGATTCTGCTGCCGGTCCTGCCGTTCGTCGCCCTGCTATGGCTCGCCGTGAAGTTCGGCGGTAGCGACGGTCGAAGGGGAGCGTACGGCGGCTGA
- a CDS encoding TrmB family transcriptional regulator, whose amino-acid sequence MDSPELVETLERYGLSPYQAAAYVTVVERGTMAAQEVADASSVPQPRVYDILRDLESEGFVTTFEQDKLYVQAVDPEDALDRVRERAAELEAAAEEITDRWQQPAVKEHTVSLVQRGRTVFEKARDELDRAADHAQLVCKTDHLDSLRPVLVAAHERDVFVDLTLYDVADDESLAAYDFSELCTHTQVLRRPLRSDPFGALIDRKRACYSWYPATDDEYGIYIDDSAHENMVWSYMMNLRHAAEEHYIATPYEPPLRFGALRDCLHVVEPLVREDRTLTADVEGTWVDSGRRCEVSGTILSIDYAGFDEGEPATPLNMFADARLTVDTGEETHSVGGFDAIIEDVEATRVVITDIE is encoded by the coding sequence ATGGACTCTCCCGAACTCGTCGAGACGCTGGAACGATACGGGCTGTCGCCGTATCAGGCGGCCGCCTACGTCACCGTGGTCGAGCGAGGGACGATGGCCGCCCAAGAGGTCGCCGACGCCAGTTCGGTCCCGCAACCTCGCGTCTACGACATCCTCCGCGACTTGGAGTCGGAGGGGTTCGTCACGACGTTCGAGCAGGACAAGCTCTACGTGCAGGCGGTAGACCCCGAGGACGCCCTCGACCGCGTCCGGGAGCGCGCCGCGGAACTCGAAGCCGCCGCCGAGGAGATCACCGACCGGTGGCAACAGCCGGCGGTCAAGGAACACACGGTCAGTCTGGTCCAGCGCGGTCGGACCGTCTTCGAGAAAGCCCGCGACGAACTCGACCGGGCGGCCGACCACGCCCAACTCGTCTGCAAGACCGACCACCTCGATTCGCTCCGGCCCGTGCTCGTGGCCGCCCACGAGCGCGACGTGTTCGTGGACCTCACGCTCTACGACGTGGCCGACGACGAGTCGCTCGCGGCGTACGACTTCTCGGAGCTCTGCACCCACACTCAGGTCCTCCGACGGCCGCTCCGGTCGGACCCCTTCGGCGCGCTCATCGACCGCAAGCGAGCCTGTTACTCGTGGTACCCCGCGACCGACGACGAGTACGGCATCTACATCGACGACAGCGCCCACGAGAACATGGTCTGGAGCTACATGATGAACCTCCGGCACGCGGCCGAGGAACACTACATCGCCACGCCCTACGAACCGCCGCTCCGGTTCGGCGCGCTCCGGGACTGCCTGCACGTCGTGGAACCGCTCGTCCGCGAGGACCGGACGCTCACCGCCGACGTCGAAGGGACGTGGGTCGACAGCGGCCGACGGTGCGAGGTCTCGGGGACGATTCTCTCCATCGACTACGCGGGGTTCGACGAGGGCGAACCGGCGACGCCCCTCAACATGTTTGCCGACGCCCGTCTCACCGTCGACACCGGCGAGGAGACCCACTCCGTCGGCGGGTTCGACGCCATCATCGAGGACGTGGAGGCGACGCGGGTCGTGATTACGGACATCGAGTGA
- a CDS encoding DUF7261 family protein, whose protein sequence is MRPAQTNTLKNKSPITVALAPVVVAYLQLGYHADVTASTEFDAPDRNAERLLSRAVHDATSEATGEFAWDERAAAAAAVRDHLRPRLDALRSSRVESGTVYQVAYNRTAAAAWRDANCPGGPNRQFGACESDGGVVVQERAGGTHVLAVAFDVRVTTDDTEQALTLVLRTR, encoded by the coding sequence CTGCGCCCTGCGCAGACCAATACGCTGAAAAATAAATCTCCAATCACTGTCGCGCTCGCGCCGGTCGTCGTCGCCTACCTGCAACTGGGCTACCACGCCGACGTGACCGCCAGCACGGAGTTCGACGCGCCCGACCGGAACGCCGAGCGACTCCTCTCGCGGGCGGTCCACGACGCCACGAGCGAGGCGACCGGCGAGTTCGCGTGGGACGAGCGCGCTGCGGCCGCGGCCGCAGTGCGCGACCACCTCCGGCCGCGACTCGACGCGCTCCGGTCCTCGCGCGTCGAGTCGGGAACCGTGTATCAGGTCGCGTACAACCGGACCGCGGCCGCGGCGTGGCGCGACGCGAACTGTCCGGGCGGACCGAACCGACAGTTCGGCGCGTGCGAATCCGACGGCGGCGTCGTCGTGCAGGAGCGCGCGGGCGGGACGCACGTGCTGGCGGTCGCCTTCGACGTGCGCGTGACGACCGACGACACGGAGCAGGCGCTGACGCTAGTTCTTCGGACTAGATAG
- a CDS encoding VirB4 family type IV secretion system protein has protein sequence MTDRRLRDHREVLGQLTDGSQSVFDVTVYITIRGDTKKTVERVCQRIQTELAKRQLTTRTVDYEQAAGLVSASPLAKDEIGTSIPDAKTPMLGGALGASFPFSTTTVIEETGVLYGFHATTDAPVIVDRFKRPNGYNILAAAKIGSGKSVTAKLLNLREIANDPDTILILLDPLDGFRGLAETLSADRIVVGGTRRLNPLAIEPTPAAVLEATDDLDPFSQRFSSAMGFFETYFAHLDSSGSGLETTSRAVLSRALQVAYERRGITRDPATHGNEDTTVGEVFDILGEMTEEATPFLTDEATADPTPREREKWEDAAADLRIGLRPFTGQGEYANLGGQSDIDLRDEKVTYLDLQQGEADHEIALMMQLLFDAVYERAKQSSKRVILAIDEAHYLLENEGSLDWLVRAYRHSRHHDLSVHLITQELSDFFAHEKAEVLAKESSIKILQRLPGLSGDHRQKLGLNEREATFLREAKPGTPERGYSHALVCIEDEGHFPVKVTGLPEEMELVD, from the coding sequence GTGACCGACCGGCGACTCCGTGACCATCGTGAGGTCCTCGGCCAGCTCACCGATGGGTCACAGTCGGTCTTCGACGTCACCGTCTACATCACGATTCGGGGCGACACCAAGAAGACGGTTGAGCGTGTCTGCCAGCGAATCCAGACTGAGCTAGCGAAACGCCAACTCACGACTCGGACCGTGGATTACGAGCAAGCCGCGGGACTGGTGAGCGCGAGCCCGCTTGCCAAGGACGAAATCGGGACGTCAATTCCGGACGCGAAGACGCCGATGCTCGGCGGCGCACTCGGTGCCTCCTTCCCGTTCTCGACGACGACCGTCATCGAGGAGACGGGCGTCCTCTACGGGTTCCACGCAACCACGGACGCACCAGTCATCGTCGACCGCTTCAAGCGGCCGAACGGATACAACATCCTTGCAGCCGCGAAAATCGGGTCGGGAAAGTCCGTGACAGCGAAGCTCTTGAACCTCCGCGAAATCGCAAACGACCCGGATACGATTCTTATCCTACTGGATCCACTCGACGGATTTCGCGGGCTCGCCGAGACCCTTTCTGCCGACCGAATCGTCGTCGGTGGGACGCGACGGCTGAATCCGCTCGCTATCGAGCCGACACCAGCGGCAGTCCTCGAAGCGACGGACGACCTCGACCCATTCAGCCAGCGGTTTTCGAGCGCGATGGGCTTTTTCGAGACGTACTTCGCACATCTCGATTCGAGTGGCAGCGGATTAGAGACGACCAGCCGCGCAGTTCTCAGTCGAGCACTCCAAGTCGCCTACGAGCGCCGCGGCATCACCCGCGACCCGGCGACACACGGAAATGAGGATACGACGGTCGGTGAGGTGTTCGATATATTGGGCGAGATGACCGAGGAGGCGACGCCGTTCCTCACGGACGAAGCGACGGCCGACCCCACGCCGAGAGAGCGCGAGAAATGGGAAGACGCGGCGGCCGACCTCCGAATCGGCCTTCGACCCTTCACCGGGCAGGGCGAGTACGCAAACCTCGGCGGGCAGTCCGATATCGATCTTCGTGACGAGAAGGTCACCTATCTCGACCTCCAGCAGGGCGAAGCAGACCACGAAATTGCGCTAATGATGCAGTTGCTCTTCGATGCAGTCTACGAACGCGCAAAGCAGTCCTCGAAGCGAGTGATTCTGGCTATCGACGAAGCGCACTACCTCCTCGAAAACGAGGGGTCGCTCGACTGGCTTGTGCGAGCGTATCGCCACTCGCGCCACCACGACCTGAGCGTCCATCTCATCACGCAGGAGTTGAGCGATTTCTTCGCTCACGAGAAAGCCGAGGTACTGGCCAAGGAATCCTCAATCAAGATTCTCCAGCGGCTTCCGGGACTCTCTGGGGACCACCGCCAGAAGCTCGGGCTGAACGAGCGCGAGGCAACCTTCCTGCGTGAAGCCAAGCCGGGGACACCTGAGCGGGGGTATAGTCACGCGCTCGTCTGTATCGAGGACGAAGGGCACTTCCCGGTGAAGGTGACGGGACTTCCCGAGGAGATGGAACTCGTAGACTAA
- a CDS encoding type IV secretion system protein, producing the protein MRSLPTVVVVVFVLTSVATPVLGLPPGPRIEPFNGSPTNSDESTQTRSPTTPTPTTNPVTDTNSPEETTESRNPFATAEPAAFDGTCSGLGPFSRNICNGVLAAVNDLARGFLEFSRDIAEWAVEFLVSRPVPVRDGTPEFIDRPTNAPMDTVYDLWFTLGLPAGLGIWALFMLFFRAGALLPGHVVTARQAKVLELKGWLALFGILGSWIWCAFLLYLSSGLADWFAPAGAQIATSFERILSGAVAAGLGAILLWLSTGVLFVFVALIFGLSWLAVYVLIPAMPVLIALSLPAVWIFQPVASIGQRLRELFVPAAFVPFPAAVILGVGYPVINAIHSSLDSGLSDFAGVDSFAYILLVLVMWFCAALSPVFLFVGSRRLRPFAMLTAGALGAASGAQISRGAQRLRDRIPSPSFGSGSRSSVAPNAGAGSRVDPLDGSPFTRTNSGGFGGSLGGTQTAGALEGGTQSKSGLARTPEQAQTSGNSQATGASTSSGSTAGRRTTSAYEKTIPDGVSFQQVRSRDELDQRRYDAGYFDRQGEFKSVSQGPSDSGWLLDEGGFNRISERRSDKAVVLYTAEESKAFDARKIASEDSYRAARYAERHRDSVHTVEGTRGRR; encoded by the coding sequence ATGCGTTCACTTCCCACTGTCGTCGTGGTTGTCTTCGTCCTTACCAGCGTTGCGACCCCTGTCCTCGGCCTGCCACCGGGTCCGCGAATTGAACCGTTCAACGGAAGCCCGACAAACAGCGACGAGTCGACCCAAACCAGGAGTCCCACGACTCCAACTCCAACGACGAATCCAGTAACAGATACGAACTCCCCCGAGGAGACGACGGAATCTCGAAACCCGTTCGCCACCGCAGAACCCGCGGCCTTCGACGGTACATGTAGCGGTCTCGGGCCGTTTAGCAGAAATATCTGTAACGGCGTTCTCGCCGCAGTGAACGACCTCGCGCGAGGGTTCCTCGAATTCTCGCGTGACATCGCCGAGTGGGCCGTCGAGTTCCTCGTGAGCCGACCCGTTCCAGTCCGCGATGGAACACCGGAGTTCATCGACCGTCCGACGAACGCGCCGATGGACACCGTCTACGACCTCTGGTTCACGCTCGGTCTTCCCGCGGGACTTGGCATCTGGGCGCTGTTCATGTTGTTCTTCCGTGCTGGGGCACTCCTTCCGGGCCACGTCGTCACCGCGCGGCAGGCGAAAGTTCTCGAACTTAAGGGGTGGCTCGCGCTCTTTGGCATCCTCGGGTCGTGGATTTGGTGTGCATTCCTGCTCTACCTCTCGTCGGGGCTAGCCGACTGGTTCGCACCTGCTGGTGCACAAATCGCAACGAGTTTCGAGCGCATCCTCTCGGGCGCGGTCGCAGCCGGACTCGGGGCCATCCTGCTGTGGCTCTCAACCGGCGTCCTATTCGTCTTCGTCGCGCTCATCTTCGGACTGTCGTGGCTCGCCGTCTACGTCTTGATTCCTGCGATGCCTGTGCTTATCGCACTCTCGCTCCCAGCAGTCTGGATTTTCCAACCAGTCGCGAGCATCGGTCAGCGACTCCGAGAACTGTTCGTCCCGGCCGCGTTCGTGCCGTTTCCCGCGGCCGTCATCCTCGGCGTCGGCTATCCAGTGATAAACGCGATTCACTCCTCGCTCGACAGCGGCCTCTCGGATTTCGCGGGCGTCGATTCGTTCGCCTACATTCTCCTCGTGTTAGTGATGTGGTTCTGTGCGGCGCTCTCACCGGTCTTCCTGTTTGTCGGGAGCAGACGACTCCGACCGTTCGCGATGCTCACAGCAGGTGCGCTCGGCGCTGCATCAGGCGCACAGATTAGTCGCGGGGCGCAGCGACTCCGAGACCGGATTCCGTCACCGTCTTTCGGCAGTGGGTCACGTTCGTCGGTCGCTCCGAACGCTGGTGCAGGTAGTCGGGTTGACCCGCTCGACGGGTCACCGTTCACTCGGACGAATAGTGGCGGCTTTGGCGGGTCTCTTGGCGGAACGCAGACTGCTGGCGCGCTGGAAGGCGGAACGCAGTCGAAGAGCGGGCTTGCTCGGACACCTGAGCAGGCACAGACGTCTGGGAACAGCCAAGCGACTGGTGCATCTACGAGTTCAGGATCTACTGCTGGAAGACGGACGACGAGCGCGTACGAGAAGACGATTCCCGACGGCGTGTCATTCCAGCAGGTTCGCTCTCGGGACGAGTTAGACCAGCGACGATACGATGCTGGGTACTTCGATAGGCAAGGAGAGTTCAAATCGGTCAGTCAGGGACCCTCAGATTCGGGATGGTTGCTTGACGAAGGTGGATTCAACAGAATTAGTGAAAGACGCTCTGATAAAGCGGTCGTCCTGTACACTGCTGAGGAATCCAAGGCCTTCGACGCACGTAAAATTGCTTCGGAGGACAGTTACCGAGCCGCTCGATATGCTGAGCGACATAGAGATAGCGTTCATACCGTCGAAGGAACCCGAGGAAGGCGATGA
- a CDS encoding transcription initiation factor IIB family protein — protein sequence MSVQRIYERSFDEDDGKTINRETCPECDGVLRTVGGETTCEECGLIADEYRIDHSATQASYPDEETTEQTGSPLSATRHDRGLSSEIGSWRDGRGNELSSAKRRKFSRLRRHHGSARYRSKSERNLMVAFTEIGRLTSALDLPYSVRERACTYFRSAHRDGLQGRSIDAVAAASVYAACRCGDCTRVLSEVAEVAGCEEQTLRRQYQFLNAELGLQAKPPLPTEFVPRLASMCDAPTAIRYQAMKFAKQAVNANLHVGRKPVGLAGACLYLASEREDRFLTQRSVAEAADVTTMTIRTRSRELREEFR from the coding sequence ATGAGTGTTCAACGTATCTACGAGCGAAGCTTCGACGAGGACGACGGAAAGACGATTAATCGAGAAACGTGTCCCGAGTGCGACGGCGTACTCCGAACGGTCGGCGGCGAGACGACGTGCGAGGAGTGCGGTCTCATCGCCGACGAGTACCGAATCGACCACAGCGCGACCCAAGCCAGCTATCCCGACGAGGAGACCACCGAACAGACCGGCAGTCCACTCTCGGCGACGCGTCACGACCGGGGCCTCTCGAGTGAAATCGGGTCGTGGCGAGACGGACGCGGAAACGAACTCTCGTCCGCGAAGCGACGGAAGTTCTCACGGTTACGGCGTCACCACGGTAGTGCCCGTTATCGGTCGAAATCAGAACGGAATCTCATGGTTGCCTTCACGGAAATCGGTCGTCTCACGAGCGCTCTCGACTTGCCGTACTCAGTCCGAGAGCGAGCCTGCACTTACTTCCGGAGTGCTCATCGGGACGGTCTTCAAGGTCGGTCGATTGATGCCGTCGCGGCCGCGAGCGTCTATGCCGCGTGCCGGTGTGGAGACTGTACGCGAGTCCTCTCGGAAGTCGCAGAAGTCGCTGGCTGTGAAGAGCAAACACTTCGGCGTCAATATCAGTTCCTGAACGCTGAACTCGGCTTGCAAGCGAAGCCACCGCTTCCGACCGAGTTCGTCCCGCGACTCGCGTCGATGTGCGACGCTCCGACTGCAATTCGATATCAAGCGATGAAGTTCGCAAAACAAGCGGTCAACGCGAATCTCCACGTGGGTCGTAAGCCCGTCGGACTCGCGGGAGCGTGTCTGTATCTCGCATCGGAACGCGAAGACCGGTTCCTCACACAGCGGAGCGTCGCCGAAGCGGCAGACGTGACCACGATGACGATTCGGACACGCTCACGAGAACTCCGCGAGGAGTTTCGATAG